The nucleotide window tacccAAGTCAAATAAGGGTTGGATTTTGATATATGGGTGACTTCGACGGTGTGATTAGGACGTTTCTGAAGCGCGTGAACATTTTgccaataatatatagaaactaATAGAGAAGTcttgtcaaaaataaataggtacTATCCCTCAACAATTGGATTatgatttttacaaaattattcaaagtatttttttggaCGATTAGGGTTTATCAAAGGAGTGAAATTAGACAAGACTTTGCCATTACttaaagattattatagatattaaagCTACAAATAATTACAGGGCTTTGTTTAGCATCCCATTGTATAAAAGATAGTATAAAAAGCACCTGGCCAGTCTCAATATAGATTGTGGCCGAGTCAACTTATAATTCCTCGCTTACCATACATTCCAAGATTGGATACAGTAACAGTTCCACCCTGGTATTCCTGAGGCTGTAATTTACTGTCCTTGGCCTTTTGAGCCAGTTCTTTCATATTCTTCGAGAGGTCAATAATCCCTCGTGAGTCGGCGTTGAAAAGAATGGGCGTGATCAAGCCCGTGGGTGTGGCCACCGCAACGCTAACGTCAACGTTGCtatatctaaaaatttaaattaaacaacttAATAACTATGTATAATCAAGTTAggataaacttaaatatagaaGTTCTTCTTTCTTCCTACACATTACTAACACACATTAATAACATGATGGATATCATGTTATTAATGTGAAGGACCAATACTATTAGTAtggcttttataataaacaatacttatGGAAAGACATCACTgattaactaattatttagaaatgcTACTGTAGTTATGTAAGTTAAGTAAAGCTTGCATTTTTTCTCGGCTTCATTAATAGAAAGTATATTACTGTCTAATGAATGAGTCCATCCAATGTGAATTGACAGCTGGCACACGCTTGCAGGCCGCCGCTACCGCTTTCACAATAAAGTCATTAACCGAtatctgaaattaataaataatattttatcgtaaatggaaaaataattattaagacattattatattaactgcAAAAGCCATACCTTAATATCAGACTTCTCCTTGGCAAGCCGATCGTTGACCAACTTTCGCATTTCCAAAGTCTTCTCTACATTGACAGTAGCTGACAGCTGATAGTGGGGTATCGTCTGCTTGGCGGCTGACAGTCTCTTTGCAATTGTTTCCCTCATACCAGAGAGTGGGATATCCACAAAGGTGGCACCTGGAGCTGGTGCCGGAATTGATACAGATGCTTGTGATTGTGCTGGTGCTGCTCCTGCGAGGTCACCACTCTTCACTGAACCATACAGCCCAGACCCTTGGCCTGTGAGGGGTCATTTGGTAACCAATATGTACCACAATAgacgtaattttaatattccaagagaattgttaatataatttagtccAGTAACTATAATACTAATAGAAATAGATTTAGAtagataaacatttaaatccaATACATATACAACTAATTTTAATACCAAAATGAACATAGACTAGAATGCTTCCAAACAACATCCTACAATATAGATTTTCAAtcttcaaaacaaataacttaataagtaACTTACCCCCTAGACGAATATTCTTTAGCTCCGCTAGCCTTCTTGCCATAGGGCTGGCGTAGATCCTGCTATGCTGGTCTGGTACTGGTTGGGAGGCCGCAGCCGGTTGTGGGGCTGAGGCTGCTGGGACAGCAGCAGCAGTAGGCGCAGGAGCTGCAGGTGAGGAAGGTGCGGCAGTTGCTGCAGCTGCTAAAAACGAAATTCCATCTCAGCCCCATAACGCCATCGTGGTATCATCATGGAACTTGTTGAAATGAAGTACATATGTGAAGATCCTagctttaattttcagaaaaactaaattaatttggcttttcttttgatattcatattaattatctgCTTTTGGCAACAACCACTGTTTGTGTAAAATGAAATTGTGAAAAtggctataataataatttgaatattcaaaGATGAAActgtaatgtatgtaatggATACAATCAATAGCAAATAATGATAGTGACAAAATGCatgttaatatgaaaaaaaatgaaattttaaataaaaacctttttcttTAGGTGGTACAGGCCTGGAGGGTGCACTTGATGCTGTGGGTATACCCATACATTAGTTgtgttaatttaaagaaattaatacactattatttatattaactactCGTAATATATTGccttatttaatcaaattttcatagatacaataacaatattaattcacCAAATTACATTTATCAATCATTTAAGTCTAGAACATACATGCAAAGAAGCAATTATTTATAGCAAAAACACCAATAAATTCATTGCCAGGCTTAACTCAACTGTTATGTTACTTACAGTCATCCTTAAAGTCTTTGAAAGCAGCAACATCAGCCTGATTCTCAACAATAATACAAAGAAGTTTGCCAACGGGAACACCCTTTGTACCAGCAGTAATCAAGATCTTAGCTAGATATCCTTCTTCTGGAGTTTCAAATCCCATAGTTGCTTTATCAGTCTCAATTTCACAGAGCAGGTCACCttgaacattaatttatttattttactcagCGATATTAAGATAAGAATAGTTAGTGAATAAattcttacatttatttgccacagaaaaaaaatgagaataactttataaaaatgtatgttttaaccAGGATTAGACAGACTTTACTTGAAAAAAAGGCCTCTCACATACATTTTGGAAAAAtttatacagtgtaaactctatATGTCAGTAGGTGGGTAGATGGACTCATTTTCCGCAACTAGACTTAAATTTAGTCCATTTTGCAActctatatgtataacaatacTCAAGGGACTGTGGATATTTTGATGTTACAAAGAGTTatcattaaatgaaaagaagcAAAATGTGTATTAGAAAAAGTTTATATGCTAGTGTTGATTATTTCTTAGAACACAATTCTACTAGTATAGTCTGTTATTTACGCCTGAGGTCTCTTGCTGCCCCAGAAATGAAGTTGtatgtttttacttaattaatatcttgAAATATTGAGGCATCTTTGTGATAGAGCACACTTAAGTAATtccaatttgtaaacaaaagttCAGTGTAATGCtgattatatgatatatttgtttctaaCAATCAAAATTACACTTTACCTTCACTAAGTTTGTCCCCTTCCTTCTTTTCCCAGCTTACTATAGATCCATTTTCCATTGTTGGAGAAAGAGCTGGTAGGTTTACTTTGTTATGAGGAGGTAGATCTGAGTAATGCCTTACTTGTATACTCCATTGCTGAGTTGCAGATAACTGCTGATGTGACGGAGATAATAATCtgtaaatttttgaattttttaagcaTAAAAATGCTAAGCCACTATTACTGAGTCTATTATGAATACTGAGagaaaaattattctaatcTCATGATTATAGAAATCTTGTGTGCTCACTAAGAGTTAATGTTAGttgttttttcatttttgtaaacaacgaaatataacataaaaatcattagACTTGATGAAATACAGATAGATCAAGGATTAAGGATGTCATGACTTAGTGAATGcgaaatggaaaaataattgtcatcATAAacggataaaaaaaataataacatattgtgAATCGGCAAATAGACCGGTACACGCACATGCTTCCACCAATGTCATTTTCCAAGGTTTTGACATTACGATTATGCAATTACCTTAAGTTTGAACTTGCAGAATTAGTACCTATAGATTTGTTTTTAGTAAActttataagataaaaaaacgCTATACGTAAGtgactaaaattaatcataacaAGTAAAATCACTCTAAAAAGAACTTACTTATTGGCTTGTTTCCTCCTGGCTAATTCTGTGGTCAAACATCTCGTGACATTACACCGAATAGCTTTTTTAACGCTATCAGCCAAAACTTGGTTTCGTACAACAATCGTTCGcaacatgtttgtttttatattacaatttttgcCCGTCCAGATTTTCGGGACGGTTTCCTAAAGCCGAAATCGACCTTTAACAATTTGTAGGTCGAAGAAATGGTTCAATCAGTCAACCAACACTCAACTTCAAACGATTTCGCAcataactgttttaaaagtcTGTCAAGTTATATCAATgtcaatttagttttaattttgatattcaCTCTGTAGTTTCAAactatcaatattataaatttgatgaTAGTTCATACTAATGATGTAAATTTTCTAGCATCTCTTCGGcaattttcagttttatttaaagtttaactaCATTATTTTAGAACATTTAATCAATCACAGCCATCGATAGACTAACTGATATAAAATACTCTTGAAATACTAGCTGTGGTTCTCAGTTCAGTTGTCAGTTGTCAATAACTTGTTAGTTGTCAGTTGTCAGTCGTCAACCAACGACGAATGGAGGAAAATTACAAATGACAACTCTTTTCTGTCATACGTTTTGTTAGGCAGGTTTCTTTTAAAATGGTGAGAAActaattcttaataattttggaAATCTTTCGGACTtacctattaaaatttatttaaatcgagtgcttattaatatcatttgtttattaccgTTGTATTTCCGTGAGCGTGAGTGTTATTTTCTACAAAAATGTATCTCACAGTGGTGAATATTTTTACAGGCCAAACGCACTAAGAAggttggaattactggcaaaTATGGTACACGTTACGGTGCCTCCCTTCGTAAAATGGTCAAAAAGATGGAAGTGACCCAACACGCCAAATATACTTGCTCCTTCTGTGgaaaagtatgtatttttttctttattatcataGTCCCACTGCgtacttgtaaataaatttaaataaaaagattgatttggttttgaatattttttttaagctaAACTTGATCCAACTAGATATATAATACTCCTCGTATCTCAATGTCATTAAGGTTATGTTTTGATCACAAATAAGAccataaaaacattgtaatttaAGAGTTTAAGAATAGGTAGACTATaggctatttaaatataaaatagcaatTGTTCATATATTCACTACACTATGTtaacaaagttatttattatttcaggaTGCCATGAAACGTAGTTGTGTGGGTATTTGGTCATGCAAGCGTTGTAAAAGAACCGTAGCCGGTGGGGCCTGGGTTTTCTCTACAACTGCAGCATCATCCTGTCGTTCAGCTGTCAGAAGATTACGTGAGGTCAAGTAAATGTTAGGAtaagtcaataaaataatttacaaaatgccTTGGGGTTTTATTAGCTGCTTTAAACTATAGGTACAGTGTAAAAGATGTTTTTATGTTACCATATTATATGAGGACATAAGCTCTCTATAACTGTATACTTAGTAGAGTATAGGGAGCAGCCTGAAGAAATAATTGTtctatagtaattaattttaaaaatgaaataaatttctatgtaaaaatatttaataataaaataatgatatgcAAAAGTACAGTATTAGCACCAATATAAAGTACTTTTAGctcaatacatttatacaaattatttttattataaaacagcaGGCATAggatataaaacaattgacatgcagtttttagatataatatatcccATACACTGCTTCACTTAATGTATTCTTTAAAAGAATCAAGTATAAGTACATTCATCACAACAAAATTGTTAGACAATTGTAAAGGTAGATGAaactaattattgtaaaattgttaaacAGTCTTAgtttaggtatatatttataaaaatgtattgtcaGTCACCTAGATCACTATCTTGATCCCCTATGgcaaatagaatataaaatgcCACACCAAGCAACGCTGTACCAAGTAAATCACCTAGAGCTGTTAAATATGGTATAGCTGAATTATCTGGGTCTAACCCTAATTTCCACATCCACACAACCAAATAATGGCTTATTATCAACAAAAGAAATACTTGCAATAGTGCTGCAcacacataaattaaaataaatataggtgTAACAGAGGTATGACCTGCTTTGAGATAAGCAATTgtgtaaacaaaaacaagttGGCCAGGCACCACCATCAACATCAACAATTTAGTTGTGTtacttataacatatttcTCTTGTTGTCCAGTGTGAAATAATGTTGAGAGTCTAGAAGCATGTACAGCAGCCATATTTCCACCGATACCattaataactaattgaaACACAGCAACACCTTGATAATTTGAAACTGTGTAACCCAATATTAAACCTCCAGTGCTACTTATAACCATTCCTGATACAACGGGAACCCATCCTTCATCTAAAGCTTgagt belongs to Pieris rapae chromosome 2, ilPieRapa1.1, whole genome shotgun sequence and includes:
- the LOC110998178 gene encoding dihydrolipoyllysine-residue acetyltransferase component of pyruvate dehydrogenase complex, mitochondrial isoform X4; translation: MLRTIVVRNQVLADSVKKAIRCNVTRCLTTELARRKQANKLLSPSHQQLSATQQWSIQVRHYSDLPPHNKVNLPALSPTMENGSIVSWEKKEGDKLSEGDLLCEIETDKATMGFETPEEGYLAKILITAGTKGVPVGKLLCIIVENQADVAAFKDFKDDSAATAAPSSPAAPAPTAAAVPAASAPQPAAASQPVPDQHSRIYASPMARRLAELKNIRLGGQGSGLYGSVKSGDLAGAAPAQSQASVSIPAPAPGATFVDIPLSGMRETIAKRLSAAKQTIPHYQLSATVNVEKTLEMRKLVNDRLAKEKSDIKISVNDFIVKAVAAACKRVPAVNSHWMDSFIRQYSNVDVSVAVATPTGLITPILFNADSRGIIDLSKNMKELAQKAKDSKLQPQEYQGGTVTVSNLGMYGITMFNAIINPPQSLILACGGLQEIVIPDKNEPQGFRLAKFVTFTASADHRVIDGAIGAQWMKALKENLEDPANMIL
- the LOC110998184 gene encoding 60S ribosomal protein L37a codes for the protein MAKRTKKVGITGKYGTRYGASLRKMVKKMEVTQHAKYTCSFCGKDAMKRSCVGIWSCKRCKRTVAGGAWVFSTTAASSCRSAVRRLREVK
- the LOC110998178 gene encoding dihydrolipoyllysine-residue acetyltransferase component of pyruvate dehydrogenase complex, mitochondrial isoform X1; this translates as MLRTIVVRNQVLADSVKKAIRCNVTRCLTTELARRKQANKLLSPSHQQLSATQQWSIQVRHYSDLPPHNKVNLPALSPTMENGSIVSWEKKEGDKLSEGDLLCEIETDKATMGFETPEEGYLAKILITAGTKGVPVGKLLCIIVENQADVAAFKDFKDDSSSAPSRPVPPKEKAAAATAAPSSPAAPAPTAAAVPAASAPQPAAASQPVPDQHSRIYASPMARRLAELKNIRLGGQGSGLYGSVKSGDLAGAAPAQSQASVSIPAPAPGATFVDIPLSGMRETIAKRLSAAKQTIPHYQLSATVNVEKTLEMRKLVNDRLAKEKSDIKISVNDFIVKAVAAACKRVPAVNSHWMDSFIRQYSNVDVSVAVATPTGLITPILFNADSRGIIDLSKNMKELAQKAKDSKLQPQEYQGGTVTVSNLGMYGITMFNAIINPPQSLILACGGLQEIVIPDKNEPQGFRLAKFVTFTASADHRVIDGAIGAQWMKALKENLEDPANMIL
- the LOC110998178 gene encoding dihydrolipoyllysine-residue acetyltransferase component of pyruvate dehydrogenase complex, mitochondrial isoform X3; amino-acid sequence: MLRTIVVRNQVLADSVKKAIRCNVTRCLTTELARRKQANKLLSPSHQQLSATQQWSIQVRHYSDLPPHNKVNLPALSPTMENGSIVSWEKKEGDKLSEGDLLCEIETDKATMGFETPEEGYLAKILITAGTKGVPVGKLLCIIVENQADVAAFKDFKDDSAAATAAPSSPAAPAPTAAAVPAASAPQPAAASQPVPDQHSRIYASPMARRLAELKNIRLGGQGSGLYGSVKSGDLAGAAPAQSQASVSIPAPAPGATFVDIPLSGMRETIAKRLSAAKQTIPHYQLSATVNVEKTLEMRKLVNDRLAKEKSDIKISVNDFIVKAVAAACKRVPAVNSHWMDSFIRQYSNVDVSVAVATPTGLITPILFNADSRGIIDLSKNMKELAQKAKDSKLQPQEYQGGTVTVSNLGMYGITMFNAIINPPQSLILACGGLQEIVIPDKNEPQGFRLAKFVTFTASADHRVIDGAIGAQWMKALKENLEDPANMIL
- the LOC110998178 gene encoding dihydrolipoyllysine-residue acetyltransferase component of pyruvate dehydrogenase complex, mitochondrial isoform X2 → MLRTIVVRNQVLADSVKKAIRCNVTRCLTTELARRKQANKLLSPSHQQLSATQQWSIQVRHYSDLPPHNKVNLPALSPTMENGSIVSWEKKEGDKLSEGDLLCEIETDKATMGFETPEEGYLAKILITAGTKGVPVGKLLCIIVENQADVAAFKDFKDDSSSAPSRPVPPKEKAAATAAPSSPAAPAPTAAAVPAASAPQPAAASQPVPDQHSRIYASPMARRLAELKNIRLGGQGSGLYGSVKSGDLAGAAPAQSQASVSIPAPAPGATFVDIPLSGMRETIAKRLSAAKQTIPHYQLSATVNVEKTLEMRKLVNDRLAKEKSDIKISVNDFIVKAVAAACKRVPAVNSHWMDSFIRQYSNVDVSVAVATPTGLITPILFNADSRGIIDLSKNMKELAQKAKDSKLQPQEYQGGTVTVSNLGMYGITMFNAIINPPQSLILACGGLQEIVIPDKNEPQGFRLAKFVTFTASADHRVIDGAIGAQWMKALKENLEDPANMIL
- the LOC110998178 gene encoding dihydrolipoyllysine-residue acetyltransferase component of pyruvate dehydrogenase complex, mitochondrial isoform X5; translation: MLRTIVVRNQVLADSVKKAIRCNVTRCLTTELARRKQANKLLSPSHQQLSATQQWSIQVRHYSDLPPHNKVNLPALSPTMENGSIVSWEKKEGDKLSEGDLLCEIETDKATMGFETPEEGYLAKILITAGTKGVPVGKLLCIIVENQADVAAFKDFKDDSSSAPSRPVPPKEKAAAATAAPSSPAAPAPTAAAVPAASAPQPAAASQPVPDQHSRIYASPMARRLAELKNIRLGGAAPAQSQASVSIPAPAPGATFVDIPLSGMRETIAKRLSAAKQTIPHYQLSATVNVEKTLEMRKLVNDRLAKEKSDIKISVNDFIVKAVAAACKRVPAVNSHWMDSFIRQYSNVDVSVAVATPTGLITPILFNADSRGIIDLSKNMKELAQKAKDSKLQPQEYQGGTVTVSNLGMYGITMFNAIINPPQSLILACGGLQEIVIPDKNEPQGFRLAKFVTFTASADHRVIDGAIGAQWMKALKENLEDPANMIL